In a single window of the Gossypium hirsutum isolate 1008001.06 chromosome A13, Gossypium_hirsutum_v2.1, whole genome shotgun sequence genome:
- the LOC107893412 gene encoding protein JINGUBANG, which translates to MEFHGRKTGHCYMDNESNPLQSPTRLSIRTHLDMYDRDPQFSPERPPSPRSSASALQLMLPPGSPETPWTLSPLQTPSPALLYHCIASLHRQDGNIHSIAISKGLVFTVSDSKRIRVWRQPECIERGCIKTSSGEIRAILAYGNKLFTAHRDCKIRIWNYTVSDSFGYKKISTLPKRSSFLLFPKTSSQQHKDCVSCMAYYHAEGLLYTGSYDRTVKAWRLVDNKCVDSFVVHESKVNAIVVNQDDGCVFTCSSDGSVKIWRRLYKENSHTLTMTLRFQQSPVNAMAISSTLSNCFLYSGSSDGTVNFWEKEKTSCRFNHGGFLQGHRFSVLCLVAIEKLIFSGSDDTTIRVWRREEGSCFHECLAVLDGHRGPVKCLAACLQMEKIVMGFLVYSASLDQTFKVWRVKVMPEEQTC; encoded by the coding sequence ATGGAATTCCATGGCAGAAAAACTGGTCATTGCTACATGGATAACGAAAGCAATCCATTGCAATCTCCTACTCGGCTTTCGATTCGAACTCACCTTGATATGTATGACCGAGATCCCCAGTTCAGCCCCGAAAGACCACCGAGCCCTCGATCGAGTGCCTCTGCTTTGCAGTTGATGTTGCCACCTGGTAGTCCTGAAACACCATGGACACTCTCTCCTCTTCAAACGCCGTCCCCTGCTCTCCTCTACCATTGCATTGCTTCTCTTCATCGACAAGACGGAAATATCCACTCGATTGCAATCTCGAAAGGGTTGGTTTTCACTGTCTCTGATAGCAAACGTATCCGAGTATGGAGGCAGCCTGAATGCATCGAGCGCGGTTGTATCAAGACAAGTTCCGGTGAAATCCGAGCCATTTTAGCTTACGGTAACAAGCTTTTCACCGCGCATAGAGACTGCAAGATCAGGATTTGGAACTACACCGTTTCCGATAGTTTCGGGTACAAAAAGATCTCAACACTCCCGAAGAGAAGCTCGTTTCTTTTGTTCCCTAAGACAAGCAGCCAACAACATAAAGATTGTGTTTCTTGCATGGCTTATTACCACGCCGAAGGGCTGTTGTACACTGGTTCATATGATAGAACAGTTAAGGCATGGCGGCTCGTAGATAACAAATGTGTGGACTCATTTGTGGTTCATGAAAGCAAGGTTAATGCCATAGTGGTTAACCAAGATGATGGGTGTGTTTTCACTTGTTCATCTGATGGATCAGTGAAGATATGGAGAAGATTATATAAAGAAAATTCCCACACTTTAACCATGACACTCCGGTTCCAACAATCACCCGTTAATGCCATGGCGATAAGCTCGACATTGAGCAATTGTTTTCTCTATTCAGGTTCATCCGATGGCACTGTAAACTTTTGGGAGAAAGAAAAAACATCCTGTAGGTTCAATCATGGCGGGTTCTTACAAGGTCATCGGTTTTCGGTTCTTTGTTTAGTGGCTATTGAGAAGTTGATATTCAGTGGCTCGGACGATACAACGATCAGGGTGTGGAGAAGAGAGGAAGGGAGTTGTTTTCATGAATGTTTGGCAGTGCTTGATGGACATCGGGGGCCTGTTAAATGCTTGGCTGCTTGTTTACAAATGGAGAAAATTGTGATGGGGTTTTTGGTTTACAGTGCTAGTTTGGATCAAACTTTCAAGGTTTGGAGGGTCAAAGTCATGCCTGAAGAGCAAacttgttga
- the LOC107893413 gene encoding probable beta-1,4-xylosyltransferase IRX9H — protein sequence MASIRRTLSPLPRQGTSNTGEEAERSVPSPLSNPASCNENYPPIGGRLLSSLFGLSESRPLILSVFSTKSARPFNRSKQKEQIWKRVLLHFFICFIVGLLIGLTPFISMDISYTNPSSKGQAFSYGIVSTVGNSLNLDNKGVDDNVGNLDNAMTNPSVLVDKNQETRKLLIVVTPTYTRPLQAYYLNRLAYTLKLAKPPLLWIVVEMNLQSEETADILRRSSVMYRHLVCKRNLTDIKDRQVHQRNVALSHIETHRLDGIIYFANEDNVYSIDLFQQMRHIRQFGTWTVAKQTWDKSRFGLEGPVCNGAQVIGWHLNRLSRRFRRFHAEMSGFAFNSTILRDQKRWHRPTLEPIRQLDTVKDGFQVSSFIEQVVEDESQMEGLPLDCSRIMVWELSIESSNSFYPQKWSVKNYLDVIAPLA from the exons ATGGCATCCATTAGAAGAACACTGTCTCCTTTGCCTCGGCAAGGGACTTCGAATACTGGGGAGGAGGCTGAACGTTCAGTTCCTTCTCCTTTATCCAACCCTGCATCATGTAATGAGAACTATCCACCAATTGGTGGTAGATTGCTATCTTCTCTTTTCGGTTTATCGGAATCTCGACCTTTGATTCTCAGTGTTTTCTCGACAAAATCAGCTCGGCCTTTCAACAGGTCTAAACAGAAGGAACAAATTTGGAAGAGGGTCCTTTTACATTTCTTCATTTGTTTCATAGTTGGTCTTTTGATTGGGTTAACACCATTCATTTCCATGGACATTTCTTATACTAATCCCAGTTCAAAGGGCCAAGCATTCTCTTATGGGATAGTATCAACAGTTGGTAATTCTCTAAATCTCGATAACAAAGGGGTCGATGACAATGTCGGGAATTTAGATAATGCCATGACGAATCCTTCAGTTCTTGTCGATAAAAATCAGGAAACTCGTAAGCTTTTGATAGTTGTGACTCCGACATATACTCGACCGCTTCAAGCTTATTATTTAAACCGCTTGGCATACACATTAAAGCTGGCTAAACCTCCTTTACTGTGGATAGTTGTGGAGATGAACTTGCAGTCTGAGGAAACCGCTGACATCCTAAGAAGGAGCAGTGTTATGTATAGACATCTTGTTTGTAAGAGAAATCTGACTGATATAAAAGACAGACAAGTTCACCAAAGAAATGTGGCATTATCTCACATCGAAACTCATCGTCTTGATGGAATTATCTACTTTGCTAATGAGGATAATGTCTACTCAATCGATCTCTTTCAGCAAATGAGGCATATTAG GCAGTTCGGGACATGGACTGTGGCCAAACAAACATGGGACAAAAGCAGATTTGGTTTGGAAGGCCCCGTTTGTAATGGAGCTCAAGTCATTGGTTGGCATCTAAACAGACTAAGTCGGAGATTCCGAAGATTCCATGCTGAAATGTCAGGGTTTGCCTTTAACAGTACCATACTCAGGGATCAAAAGCGTTGGCATCGACCTACTCTTGAACCGATTAGACAGCTTGACACTGTCAAAGATGGCTTCCAA GTAAGCTCATTCATAGAACAAGTTGTAGAAGATGAAAGCCAGATGGAAGGCTTACCGCTGGACTGCTCGAGAATCATGGTTTGGGAGCTTAGTATTGAATCATCAAATTCCTTCTACCCTCAAAAATGGTCAGTGAAGAATTATTTAGACGTTATTGCTCCACTTGCATGA